TCAGCAATATCTTTACCTACGCTGGCGAGATCCCCCGTTATTATAAGATCGTAGTCTTCCGGAGACCTATTTGAATCTTCCAGGTGTCTTACTATGGTGTCAACTGCCGCCGGCGCCATTGCGGTACCCATATCATTGGGATTGGCTTCGCCCATATCGATTACCTTACCTGTCGTCATGTAAGTAATCCTGGGGTTTTGGTCTTTAGATGAAATTACGGCGGCTCCAGCCCCGGTCGTCGTACGCTGGGCGGTAGGAGGCCTCTGATTTCCAAGCTCGAGTGGGAACCTATACTGCCTTTCAGCGGTACAGAAATGGCTCGAGGTACCCACTACCAGATTGTCTGCATATCCGCCGTCCACCAGCATTGCTCCGAGTCCCAGGCCCTCCGCCATGGTAGAACAGGCACCGTAAATACCGAAGAAAGGAAATCCCAACTCTCTCGCGGCAAAACTTGCGGCAATAATCTGGTTCAGGAGGTCACCGGCGATAAAATATTCAATCTGTTCGCCGGGGACCCCACTTTTTCTAATAGCCATTTCAGCCGCTTCTTTCAGCATTTTCTTCTCGGCTTTTTCCCAGCTTTTTTCTTGAAAATTAACGTCGCTAAGTATGAGGTCGAAATACTCTCTTAACGGCCCCTTACCCTCTACAGGCCCGACGATGGAAGCAGTTGCGATTATTGACGGGGGATTTTCAAATTTAACGGTTTGTTTGCCTAGTTTCTTCAAAGCCATTTTATCCCCCCTAAAGCTTTAATAGATAGTAAATAAGTCCGATGATTGCCGAGGATGTTATTCCATATACCAATACGGGGCCTGCTACTACAAACATTTTTGCTGCTACTCCGAAAACATATCCCTCTCTTTTGAATTCCATAGCCGGTGCCACGATGGAGTTGGCAAACCCGGTTATAGGTACAATTGAACCTGCCCCAGCGTTTTTGCCTATTCTGTCGTATATACCCAAACCGGTTAGAAAGGCACCTAAAAAAATCAGTGTAACCGATGTGGCCGCGGCGGCTTCTTTAGTTCTTTCAAGACCCAGGGAAACGTAAAGGTTTAATATTCCCTGGCCGATGGCGCATATCAATCCTCCTACAAGGAATGCCATTATGATATTTTGCAGATAGGGGGGTTTGGGCCTAATGTTTTTAACAAACTCCTGGTATTCCTTTTGTTCCTGTGTAAATTTTGGCATGGGATTTCTCCTTCTTATACTTCTGTGGTGCCTTCTACTTTGAAAGCGATGGCCACATCAGCTTTGTATTCTACTATTTTACCACCTTCAACGTTAGCAGTCTGATTCCGCACCTCAACACCCGTGATGTTTTTTATAGTCTTGCTGGCGTCGCGAACGGCGTTTTCTACAGCCTCCTGAAAACTATTTTTAGATTCTCCTACCACTTCTATAATTTTTACCGTCATAGCTCGCACCTCCTGACTTTAATTTCGATTTTATTTTCTCCTGTTGAAAAATCTTTATTCTCCAGGTGGCCGATTACGAGTTTAGCACTCTTGGGTATTCTGTCTCTTATACTTTTTGTATATATCATGCTTACAGCAAGTATTAATAACAAAACAAATGCTATTATAATCCAGTTCTTCTTCAATTTAGTTCACCTCAAAACTAGTATTTGTTTTACTTTGGAATCTTTATTCATACATAAAAAAAATAAGCCTCTTGTCTAAAAGGCTTTTTACAAAGTAAGCATATTCCTGATTTTGGCGAGTATCTTCCTCTCTAATCTCGAAACCTGGACCTGAGTTATCCCCAGAATTTTGGCAACTTCCGTTTGAGTTTTATCTTTAAAGTACCTCAGTATAATGATCTGCCTCTCGAGTTTATCCAGTTTTGACAAAGCCTCTTTGAGGGCGATGGTGTCAAGCCACTGGTTTTGGTGATGTTCATCGCTGTTTAACTGGTCCATATAGTAAATGGGAGAGCCGTCTTCCTGAAATGCCACATCATTTAACGAAATTATGGGCTGTGCAGCTTCAAGTCCTACCACCAATTCTTCGGGAGTAGCACCCAGTTCTTCAGCGAGTTCTGCTATAGTCGGTTCCCTGTTTAATTCTTTCGCCAGTCTTTCTTTTGCATTCTGAATTTTGATGGAAAAATCTCTTAAAGATCTGGTCATTTTTATGGGCCTGTCATCTCTTATGTACCTTCTTATCTCACCGATTATCATTGGGACGGCATACGTGGAAAATTTTACGTTATAGGAAAAGTCAAACTTTTCTATGGCCTTTAGTAGCCCGATACTTCCAATTTGAAAAAGGTCTTCAATCTCGTAACCCCTATTCGTGAATCTCTTGACTATACTCCAGACCAGGCCAAGATTCAAAGAAACCAATTCGCTTTTGGCTTCCTGATCTCCCTCTTTCGCTTTTTTTAACAATTCCATTGATTTATTGGAATCCATAGGCGTTACCCCAGACGAGTTTTATTTCTTATTTTTTATCGTCTTGTACATCTTAACAATTGTACCTTTGCCCGGCTCAGATTCAACTTCAAGCCTATCCATAAAATTCTCCATTATAGTAAATCCCATACCTGACCTGTCCAACTCCGGTTTGGATGTCCATAAAGGCTGTCTCGCCTTCTCTATATCCTCAATGCCTTTTCCCCAATCCTGCACCCATATTTCAATTTCGTTCTCATAAAGAAAAGCTTTTATTCTTACGATGCCAACGGTATTTTCATATCCGTGAATTATACAGTTGGTAACGGCCTCCGATACTGCCGTCTTTATATCCGCCAACTCATCCAGCGTAGGGTTCAACTGGGAGGCGAAAGCAGCGACAACCACCCTGGCAAAAGCTTCATTTTGCGATTTGCTTAAAAAATCAATGGTCATTTCGTTTAACATTTCCATAAAATCAATCACTCCCTACATTTTCTCAATGGCTTCTTTTTCATTATTGTAGCATTGTATAATGTTAAAAAGACCGGATATTTCAAAAATCCTTCTCACCTGCTGGCCAATATTAACCGCTCCTACTTTCCCTCCTATCCTTTGAAGGGACTTGTACCGTCCTATTAACATGCCCACGCCCGAGCTATCCATAAAAGTAACGTTTTTAAAATTGAACAGAATTTTCTTAAAGGCACGTTTTGCAAGGTACTCTTCTAATTTTTCCTTTACTAAATGTGCCATATGATGGTCCAATTCTCCTTTTAAATTAACTATAAGTATATCTTCGCAGGATTTCAAAACGACCCCCATTTCATTTCATACCCCCATCTCAGCTCTTATATATCAATCTCGAGCTAAGTATAAGTTTCTACAACAAAAAGGAAATTCCTGCTAAAATAAAAAAACGCACGGGCGTGCGTTTTTAAAAATAGAACCATCCTCCAAGCAGTCTTCTGAAGATATAGAACAAACCGGCTTTATCAATTTCTTCGGAAACTGTAAGTTCCACCTCTCCTATGATTTTCCCGTCCTGTTCTGCTATCAATTTACCTACTTTCTGCCCTCTTACAACGGGGGCGTATATTTTATCGGGCAATTCCAACCTCGTCTTTATCGCTCCTTCTTTTCCCTTTTCCACTAAAATACTTAGGTCGTCGGAGGCTACTACGTCAACTTCTTTCTTTACACCCTTCTCAACAGGAAGCCTCTTTAAAACTGAATTTTTTTTCGCAACCTGTACCGAGCTGTACCTCCCGAAACCGTAATCCAGCAGTTTTTTTGTATCTTCAAAGCGTTCAGCTGAACTTGGGGAATTTAATACAACGGATATCAAGCGCAGGTCTCCGCGCTTTGCGCTACCGGCAAAACAGTATCCTGCTTTTGCATGAAACCCCGTCTTTAAACCGTCCAACCCTTCGTATTTTCCCAATAGTTTATTTGTATTGGCCAGCATTGTGGCTTCGCGCTCTTTATCCGTGTGCTCCAGATAATCGATCCATACGGTAGACCATTCGAAGAATTTGGGGTATTTCACAAGCTCTCTGGACATCAGGGCGATATCGTAAGCTGTAGTATAATGGTTGGGATCGGATAACCCGTGCGGATTTGTAAAATTGGTATTGTTCATCCCCAGGGCTTTGGCTTTATCGTTCATCATCTTTACAAAGCCCTCGACACTGCCGCCAATATATTCGGCAACGGCAACTGAGGCATCATTAGCCGACGCTATTGTTATACACTTTAACAGAGTTTCTAGAGTCTGTTCCTCTCCCGGTCCCAAAAACACCTGACTTCCACCGGTCTTCCACGCCCTCTCGCTTATCTTAACTTTATCGGTTAGTTTAACCTTCCCCTGTTCGATCGCTTCGAGGGCCACAAGCAGAGTCATTAT
The DNA window shown above is from Thermosediminibacter oceani DSM 16646 and carries:
- a CDS encoding D-alanyl-D-alanine carboxypeptidase family protein, with protein sequence MISLALKNRWRKIALLSLIFFISVNFTVYAQPLPEIKSPSAILIDAGTGTVLYEKNAHEKLEPASITKIMTLLVALEAIEQGKVKLTDKVKISERAWKTGGSQVFLGPGEEQTLETLLKCITIASANDASVAVAEYIGGSVEGFVKMMNDKAKALGMNNTNFTNPHGLSDPNHYTTAYDIALMSRELVKYPKFFEWSTVWIDYLEHTDKEREATMLANTNKLLGKYEGLDGLKTGFHAKAGYCFAGSAKRGDLRLISVVLNSPSSAERFEDTKKLLDYGFGRYSSVQVAKKNSVLKRLPVEKGVKKEVDVVASDDLSILVEKGKEGAIKTRLELPDKIYAPVVRGQKVGKLIAEQDGKIIGEVELTVSEEIDKAGLFYIFRRLLGGWFYF
- the spoIIAB gene encoding anti-sigma F factor: MEMLNEMTIDFLSKSQNEAFARVVVAAFASQLNPTLDELADIKTAVSEAVTNCIIHGYENTVGIVRIKAFLYENEIEIWVQDWGKGIEDIEKARQPLWTSKPELDRSGMGFTIMENFMDRLEVESEPGKGTIVKMYKTIKNKK
- the spoIIAA gene encoding anti-sigma F factor antagonist yields the protein MGVVLKSCEDILIVNLKGELDHHMAHLVKEKLEEYLAKRAFKKILFNFKNVTFMDSSGVGMLIGRYKSLQRIGGKVGAVNIGQQVRRIFEISGLFNIIQCYNNEKEAIEKM
- the sigF gene encoding RNA polymerase sporulation sigma factor SigF; the encoded protein is MDSNKSMELLKKAKEGDQEAKSELVSLNLGLVWSIVKRFTNRGYEIEDLFQIGSIGLLKAIEKFDFSYNVKFSTYAVPMIIGEIRRYIRDDRPIKMTRSLRDFSIKIQNAKERLAKELNREPTIAELAEELGATPEELVVGLEAAQPIISLNDVAFQEDGSPIYYMDQLNSDEHHQNQWLDTIALKEALSKLDKLERQIIILRYFKDKTQTEVAKILGITQVQVSRLERKILAKIRNMLTL
- the spoVAC gene encoding stage V sporulation protein AC, with amino-acid sequence MPKFTQEQKEYQEFVKNIRPKPPYLQNIIMAFLVGGLICAIGQGILNLYVSLGLERTKEAAAATSVTLIFLGAFLTGLGIYDRIGKNAGAGSIVPITGFANSIVAPAMEFKREGYVFGVAAKMFVVAGPVLVYGITSSAIIGLIYYLLKL
- a CDS encoding dodecin family protein → MTVKIIEVVGESKNSFQEAVENAVRDASKTIKNITGVEVRNQTANVEGGKIVEYKADVAIAFKVEGTTEV
- the spoVAD gene encoding stage V sporulation protein AD encodes the protein MALKKLGKQTVKFENPPSIIATASIVGPVEGKGPLREYFDLILSDVNFQEKSWEKAEKKMLKEAAEMAIRKSGVPGEQIEYFIAGDLLNQIIAASFAARELGFPFFGIYGACSTMAEGLGLGAMLVDGGYADNLVVGTSSHFCTAERQYRFPLELGNQRPPTAQRTTTGAGAAVISSKDQNPRITYMTTGKVIDMGEANPNDMGTAMAPAAVDTIVRHLEDSNRSPEDYDLIITGDLASVGKDIAERLLKQKGIDISDRYTDCGLLIYSPQQDVHAGGSGCACAAVVTCGYLYKEMQKGRYNRILLVATGALLSTTSVQQGETIPCIAHAVALENL